A genomic window from Exiguobacterium acetylicum DSM 20416 includes:
- the pdhA gene encoding pyruvate dehydrogenase (acetyl-transferring) E1 component subunit alpha, translated as MEQHFPIQRIIDEEGRIIDASKEHDLTKELALTLYEQMHRIRTFDRKAINLQRQGRLGTYAPFEGQEAAQVGSALALSDQDWLFPTYRDHGATLTFGADMVRTLLYWNGRVEGCVPSEKHIFPPAVPISTQIPHAVGAAWAEKRKGTTNVAVAYFGDGATSEGDFHEGMNFASVFQAPVILFNQNNQFAISVPIEKQMHSETIAQKAIAYGMPSVRIDGNDAFAVYFTMQAAVARARSGGGPTLIEAVTWRFGAHTTADDPTKYRDQARSRDRVDPLDRLEQFLKHQGYFDETWMQQLQERHQAEVEAAVTAMEQFKAPDVNDLFDHTYATLPVDVQQQKEAYLLARGK; from the coding sequence ATGGAGCAACATTTTCCGATTCAACGCATCATCGATGAAGAAGGTCGTATCATCGACGCATCAAAAGAACACGATTTGACAAAAGAGCTCGCCCTCACCCTGTATGAACAGATGCACCGAATCCGGACGTTTGACCGAAAAGCGATCAACTTACAACGCCAAGGGCGCCTCGGCACTTATGCACCGTTCGAAGGACAAGAAGCAGCGCAAGTCGGTAGTGCACTGGCGTTGTCCGATCAGGACTGGTTATTCCCGACGTACCGAGATCACGGTGCGACGTTGACGTTCGGTGCCGACATGGTTCGGACCCTTCTTTACTGGAACGGTCGTGTCGAAGGTTGCGTGCCATCTGAGAAACACATCTTCCCTCCTGCCGTGCCGATTTCGACGCAAATTCCGCATGCCGTCGGCGCCGCATGGGCGGAAAAACGAAAAGGAACGACGAACGTCGCGGTCGCTTACTTTGGTGACGGGGCGACTTCTGAAGGCGACTTCCACGAAGGGATGAACTTCGCCAGTGTCTTCCAAGCACCGGTCATTCTGTTCAACCAAAACAATCAATTCGCGATCTCTGTTCCGATCGAAAAACAGATGCATTCCGAAACGATCGCCCAAAAAGCAATCGCCTACGGGATGCCGAGCGTCCGGATCGACGGGAACGATGCATTTGCCGTCTATTTCACGATGCAAGCAGCCGTTGCGCGTGCCCGTTCTGGCGGCGGACCAACATTGATCGAAGCCGTCACGTGGCGGTTTGGTGCCCACACGACAGCTGATGATCCAACGAAATACCGCGATCAAGCTCGTTCACGTGACCGGGTCGATCCACTTGATCGACTCGAACAGTTCTTAAAACACCAAGGCTACTTCGACGAAACATGGATGCAACAGCTACAGGAACGGCATCAGGCAGAAGTTGAAGCGGCAGTAACTGCGATGGAGCAATTCAAGGCGCCAGACGTCAATGACCTGTTCGACCATACGTACGCGACCTTACCGGTTGATGTCCAGCAACAAAAAGAAGCGTATCTGCTAGCAAGGGGGAAATGA
- a CDS encoding alpha-ketoacid dehydrogenase subunit beta encodes MATPINRQTEMTLVQAVTDALRTKLTEDETTLVLGEDVGKNGGVFRATDGLQEEFGEDRIVDTPLSEAGIVGTSIGLAINGFKPIVEIQFLGFIYPAYEQIMTHVSRIRMRTMGRYSVPMVIRAPYGAGIRAPEIHSDSTEALFTSMPGLKVVCPATPYDAKGLLIAAIEDPDPVLFLESMRSYRSFKEVVPSESYTVEIGKARCVSEGTDVTLIAWGAMVQVAQKAATAAQERGISCEVLDLRTLYPLDRETIAASVQKTGRAVIVHEAAAMGGLGNDLVTLINDTAFLYLRAPIARVTGFDVPVPLFALEDHYIPTPERVLATIQRTVEF; translated from the coding sequence ATGGCAACACCAATCAATCGTCAAACGGAGATGACACTCGTCCAAGCTGTCACAGATGCCTTACGAACGAAACTGACAGAGGATGAGACGACGCTCGTCCTTGGAGAAGATGTCGGAAAAAATGGTGGCGTTTTCCGGGCAACGGACGGCTTACAAGAAGAGTTCGGGGAAGACCGGATTGTTGATACACCGCTCAGTGAAGCTGGCATCGTCGGTACGTCGATCGGCCTTGCCATCAATGGCTTTAAACCGATCGTCGAGATTCAATTTCTCGGCTTCATCTACCCTGCCTATGAACAAATCATGACTCACGTCTCCCGTATTCGGATGCGGACGATGGGACGGTACAGTGTGCCGATGGTCATTCGTGCGCCTTATGGTGCCGGTATTCGGGCACCGGAAATTCACTCCGACAGTACAGAAGCACTCTTTACATCGATGCCTGGTCTTAAGGTCGTTTGTCCAGCGACACCATACGATGCAAAAGGATTATTGATTGCTGCGATTGAAGATCCAGATCCCGTTTTGTTCCTTGAGTCGATGCGCAGTTACCGTTCATTCAAGGAAGTCGTACCGAGCGAATCGTATACCGTTGAAATCGGAAAAGCGCGCTGCGTCAGCGAAGGGACGGACGTAACGTTGATCGCCTGGGGAGCAATGGTTCAAGTAGCCCAAAAGGCAGCAACGGCTGCTCAGGAACGCGGAATTTCTTGCGAAGTCCTCGACTTACGGACGCTTTATCCACTTGACCGGGAAACGATTGCTGCTTCCGTTCAAAAGACGGGTCGTGCCGTCATCGTCCATGAAGCCGCAGCAATGGGTGGTCTCGGTAATGATCTCGTGACGTTGATTAATGATACGGCGTTCCTTTATTTACGGGCACCGATTGCCCGCGTGACCGGTTTTGATGTTCCGGTCCCGCTGTTCGCCCTCGAAGACCATTACATTCCGACGCCAGAACGTGTCCTTGCGACGATTCAGCGTACGGTCGAGTTTTAA